From the genome of Chanos chanos chromosome 5, fChaCha1.1, whole genome shotgun sequence, one region includes:
- the LOC115812507 gene encoding GTPase IMAP family member 8-like: protein MAMRLTSLSGKEEQLPELRIVLMGCVGAGKSSTGNTILGKKAFDLKSATKCVKRQGVVAERRVTVVDTPGRWSQLPLIDTTNIDKQEIMCSVLHCEPGPHAVLLVIRADKSFNKTLRIAVMEHMELLGKEVWTHTILVFSHGDSLIDTNIIWFIERGGEDLEWLVEKCGDRFHVLNNESRDNQAQVTELLERIEKLVEENNSSHYGIDKNILRMKEWRATEEVKAKERMKIVQKQRQTLRSKIADTGHFPEMRILLMGYQYSGKSSTGNTILGQDTFPLKRTTQCLKHEGNVQGRLVTVVDTPGRWRLHPIQFTPELFKQEIVLSASFCPPGPHAILLLIRLDTSFTHKNREPLEQHLGLLGEHVWSRTIAVFTCGDWLGDTSIEQFIESEGEALQWVIEKCGNRYHVLNNKNKDDDAQVTELLEKIEEMVAGNNGRHYEIERNILQKKQNQHKSYSHHLSKLRIVLLGYRRAGKSCTGNTVLGSEMFDTSNIAQCVAEQREVAGRQVTVVDTPGWDWGQYVEDNTELDWNIVNSKKFCSPGPHGLLLVIRLSFSFKEANRRAAQKYLELLGKYVWSHTIVVFTHGDWLGDTSVEQFIESEGEALQWVIEKCGNRYHVLNNKNKDDDSQVTELLDKIEQMVASNGGRHYEMDKDIFKKVERRMILKSYPQKSMKKTTSFNFDHPFTSSGLECTSPVSSVVTALLREGTNNRDSKVSSSHIEIELQMKESEILPEEKEN, encoded by the exons ATGGCAATGCGATTAACCTCCCTTTCTG GGAAGGAGGAACAGCTTCCTGAGTTGAGGATTGTGCTGATGGGATGTGTCGGAGCTGGGAAGAGTTCAACTGGAAACACCATTCTAGGCAAGAAGGCGTTTGATTTGAAGAGTGCCACCAAATGTGTGAAGAGACAGGGAGTTGTGGCAGAGAGGAGGGTCACTGTAGTTGACACCCCAGGCAGATGGTCACAACTTCCTCTGATCGATACAACAAACATAGACAAGCAGGAGATCATGTGCAGTGTCCTTCACTGTGAACCAGGACCACATGCTGTCCTCCTGGTCATTCGTGCAGATAAATCATTCAATAAAACGCTTCGAATTGCTGTCATGGAACACATGGAACTGCTTGGTAAAGAAGTCTGGACGCACACAATCTTAGTGTTCTCCCATGGAGACTCTCTGATAGACACAAACATCATTTGGTTCattgagagaggaggagaggatcTCGAATGGCTTGTTGAGAAATGTGGGGACAGGTTTCATGTTCTTAACAATGAGAGCAGAGATAATCAGGCTCAGGTCACAGAGCTGCTGGAGAGGATAGAGAAACTGGTGgaagaaaacaacagcagtcaTTATGGCATAGATAAAAACATACTCAGGATGAAAGAGTGGAGAGCAACAGAAGAGgtgaaagcaaaagagaggatgaagattgtgcagaaacagagacagaccctCAGATCAAAAATAG CAGACACAGGACATTTTCCTGAGATGAGAATCCTCCTGATGGGTTACCAGTACTCTGGGAAGAGCTCTACAGGAAACACAATCCTGGGCCAAGACACATTTCCCTTAAAGAGAACTACTCAGTGTCTGAAACATGAGGGAAATGTTCAAGGGAGGCTTGTCACTGTAGTGGACACTCCAGGCCGTTGGAGACTTCATCCTATTCAATTCACTCCTGAACTGTTTAAGCAGGAGATTGTGCTCAGTGCTTCTTTTTGTCCTCCAGGACCACATGCTATACTCCTGCTCATACGCTTGGACACTTCATTCACTCATAAAAACAGAGAACCATTAGAGCAACACCTTGGGCTTCTTGGTGAACATGTCTGGAGTCGCACCATAGCAGTATTTACATGTGGAGACTGGCTGGGTGACACTAGTATTGAGCAGTTCattgagagtgaaggagaggctCTCCAGTGGGTTATTGAGAAATGTGGGAACAGGTATCATGTTCTCAACAATAAGAACAAAGATGATGACGCTCAGGTCACAGAACTGCTGGAGAAGATAGAGGAGATGGTGGCAGGAAACAATGGTCGTCATtatgagatagagagaaatattttgcaaaagaaacagaatcagCATAAGA GTTATTCACACCATCTGTCAAAGCTGAGGATTGTATTACTGGGTTACAGAAGAGCTGGAAAGAGCTGCACAGGGAACACAGTTCTAGGCAGTGAGATGTTTGACACATCAAATATTGCTCAGTGTGTGgctgaacagagagaagtaGCAGGGAGGCAGGTCACTGTGGTGGACACACCAGGCTGGGATTGGGGACAGTATGTGGAAGACAACACTGAACTGGACTGGAACATTGTCAACAGCAAGAAGTTTTGTTCTCCAGGACCACATGGTCTTCTCCTCGTTATCCGTCTTTCCTTCTCATTTAAAGAAGCAAACAGGAGAGCAGCTCAGAAATATCTGGAACTTCTTGGTAAATATGTTTGGAGTCACACAATAGTGGTGTTCACCCATGGAGACTGGCTTGGAGACACAAGTGTTGAGCAGTTCattgagagtgaaggagaggctCTCCAGTGGGTTATTGAGAAATGTGGGAACAGGTATCATGTTCTGAACAATAAGAACAAAGATGATGACTCTCAGGTCACTGAGCTGCTGGACAAGATTGAGCAGATGGTGGCAAGTAATGGTGGTCGTCATTATGAGATGGACAAAGATATTTTCAAGAAGGTGGAAAGAAGAATGATCTTGAAGAGCTATCCACAGAAATCCATGAAGAAGACTACAAGTTTTAATTTTGATCATCCATTCA